From Streptomyces sp. NBC_01460, a single genomic window includes:
- a CDS encoding MFS transporter — protein sequence MSAVAPPTAVATHEVDPEKRKEIRRAIGAGSVGNFVEQFDYGLYGYMAPVLAPAFFPESNQAVAVLSTYAIIAVACLFRPLGGTLVGRWGDRVGRKKTLLWTIVLMGVSTALIGALPTYHQIGILAPLLLLFLRVVQGMVSGGEYVGAVTFIVEWAEPNRRAYYASYASNSCFVGILAGAGTAALASWLFQGPSLDSWGWRIPFLLALPLSAVGIWLRRRIEESPEFVRATEDGAVVVKAPIREALRTQWRPMLAFCGISIMAAILSYSWVTFYPEYLTGTLGLPRWMALTSNAISIAVLIPMLPLAGILSDRIGRKPMLIAGAVACIVLVPLAFRVGEQGTFGAAVASQLIYIVPEFFLTGIVTVCAAELFATRTRFSASAIAYNSSFSIFMGITPFVAALLVTTFDTIYAVWAYLAVAAVMALVVVSAFMTETYRSHLGADKFAR from the coding sequence ATGTCCGCTGTAGCGCCGCCCACCGCCGTCGCCACGCACGAGGTCGACCCGGAGAAGCGGAAGGAGATACGCCGAGCCATCGGCGCGGGAAGCGTCGGGAATTTCGTCGAGCAGTTCGACTACGGCCTCTACGGCTACATGGCCCCGGTCCTGGCCCCCGCCTTCTTCCCGGAGAGCAACCAGGCGGTGGCGGTGCTGAGCACCTACGCGATCATCGCCGTCGCCTGCCTCTTCCGCCCCCTGGGGGGAACGCTCGTCGGCCGCTGGGGAGACCGGGTCGGCCGGAAGAAGACACTGCTCTGGACCATCGTGCTCATGGGGGTGAGCACCGCCCTGATCGGTGCCCTCCCGACGTATCACCAGATCGGGATCCTCGCGCCCCTGCTGCTCCTGTTCCTGCGCGTCGTGCAGGGGATGGTGTCGGGCGGGGAGTACGTCGGGGCGGTGACCTTCATCGTCGAGTGGGCGGAGCCGAACCGGCGTGCCTACTACGCCTCGTACGCCTCCAACAGCTGCTTCGTCGGGATCCTCGCCGGCGCCGGCACCGCCGCACTCGCCAGCTGGCTGTTCCAGGGCCCCTCGCTGGACTCGTGGGGCTGGCGCATCCCGTTCCTCCTGGCGCTGCCCCTGAGCGCGGTCGGGATCTGGCTGCGCCGGCGGATCGAGGAGTCCCCCGAGTTCGTCCGGGCCACCGAGGACGGCGCCGTGGTCGTCAAGGCCCCGATCCGCGAGGCCCTGCGCACGCAGTGGCGTCCGATGCTCGCGTTCTGCGGCATCTCGATCATGGCCGCGATCCTGTCCTACAGCTGGGTCACCTTCTACCCGGAGTACCTGACGGGAACGCTCGGCCTGCCCCGCTGGATGGCGCTGACCTCCAACGCGATCTCGATCGCCGTGCTCATCCCGATGCTGCCCCTCGCCGGAATCCTCTCGGACCGGATCGGCCGCAAGCCCATGCTGATCGCCGGAGCCGTCGCGTGCATCGTCCTGGTGCCGCTCGCCTTCCGGGTCGGCGAGCAGGGCACCTTCGGAGCGGCCGTCGCGAGCCAACTGATCTACATCGTGCCCGAGTTCTTCCTGACCGGCATCGTGACGGTCTGCGCGGCGGAACTCTTCGCGACACGCACCCGCTTCAGCGCGAGCGCCATCGCGTACAACAGCTCGTTCTCCATCTTCATGGGGATCACCCCGTTCGTCGCCGCCCTGCTCGTCACCACCTTCGACACGATCTACGCCGTGTGGGCCTATCTGGCGGTGGCCGCGGTCATGGCCCTCGTCGTGGTGAGCGCCTTCATGACGGAGACGTACCGGAGTCATCTCGGGGCGGACAAATTCGCCCGGTGA
- a CDS encoding ATP-binding protein, whose protein sequence is MIVWLNGTHGAGKTTTSPLVQQLIPDSRVFDAEKVGETLMDIRPGLPDTDNFQHWPPWRTLVVETARQVLDYTGGVLVMPMTVLVEQYWREISSGLARHDIPVRHFVLHADQDTLLGRIEGDTVLGPSAFRLAYLEPYAEAARTWLHNEAEVVDTTHLTPAEAALRIAEAVKS, encoded by the coding sequence ATGATCGTATGGCTCAACGGGACCCACGGCGCGGGCAAGACGACGACCAGTCCACTCGTGCAGCAACTGATACCGGATTCGAGGGTGTTCGACGCCGAGAAGGTCGGCGAGACGCTCATGGACATCAGGCCGGGGCTGCCCGACACGGACAACTTCCAGCACTGGCCGCCGTGGCGGACGCTCGTGGTCGAGACCGCCCGCCAGGTGCTCGACTACACCGGCGGCGTTCTGGTGATGCCCATGACCGTCCTGGTCGAGCAGTACTGGCGCGAGATCAGCTCCGGTCTCGCCCGACATGACATTCCCGTGCGGCACTTCGTCCTCCATGCCGACCAGGACACCCTCCTCGGGCGCATCGAGGGCGACACCGTTCTCGGCCCCTCCGCGTTCCGCCTCGCCTACCTCGAACCGTACGCCGAGGCGGCCCGCACATGGCTGCACAACGAGGCCGAGGTCGTCGACACCACCCACCTCACCCCCGCCGAGGCGGCCCTGCGGATCGCGGAGGCCGTCAAGAGCTGA
- a CDS encoding L-fucose/L-arabinose isomerase family protein codes for MTDDVSSAALDGSLVPVRRRPTRVGLVSGGLGAYWPQFPGLLDRLRESALFVTRRFEGMGCEVVDAGFVSDPQEASKAAEELRKADCDIVVTFLTTYLTASMVLPIAQRTHAPVLVIDLQPTEAMDHANTDTGAWLAYCGQCPLPEVANVFRRSGISFRSVSGHLHDENAWTRIGRWIAAAGVRGAMRHGRHGLMGHLYPGMLDVSTDMTLVSSQFGGHVEVLEFDDLRVRVAAVTDEEAAERVALVRQVFTLDASVKEEDLDWAARVSVGLDRLVEEFELDSLAYYHRGLDGEIHERLGAGMILGASLLTARGIPVAGEYELRTSLAMLIADTLGAGGSFTELQALNFRDGVVEMGHDGPAHLAISSEEPLLRGLGVYHGKRGWGVSVEFDVKHGPVTAFGIGQEADGTFSFIVSEGEVVPGPLLEIGNTTSRVDFGFDPGEWTDAWSSTGIGHHWTVCTGHRAKDFKAAADLLGVPFLKVDGPNDL; via the coding sequence ATGACTGACGACGTCTCCTCCGCAGCGCTCGACGGATCCCTCGTCCCTGTCCGGCGACGACCCACACGGGTGGGGCTGGTGTCCGGCGGGCTCGGTGCGTACTGGCCGCAGTTCCCCGGTCTCCTCGACCGGCTGCGGGAGTCGGCCCTCTTCGTCACGCGGCGGTTCGAGGGTATGGGCTGCGAGGTGGTCGACGCCGGCTTCGTCTCCGACCCGCAGGAGGCCTCCAAGGCCGCAGAGGAACTGCGCAAGGCCGACTGCGACATCGTCGTCACGTTCCTGACGACGTATCTGACGGCATCGATGGTGCTGCCGATCGCTCAGCGCACCCACGCGCCCGTCCTGGTCATCGACCTCCAGCCGACCGAGGCGATGGACCACGCGAACACCGACACGGGTGCGTGGCTGGCCTACTGCGGGCAGTGCCCACTGCCCGAGGTCGCCAATGTCTTCCGGCGCAGCGGGATCTCCTTCCGGTCCGTCTCGGGGCATCTGCACGACGAGAACGCGTGGACACGGATCGGCAGGTGGATCGCCGCGGCGGGTGTGCGCGGCGCGATGCGTCACGGGAGGCACGGTCTGATGGGCCACCTCTACCCCGGCATGCTGGACGTATCGACGGACATGACCCTGGTGTCCAGCCAGTTCGGTGGTCACGTGGAGGTGCTGGAGTTCGACGACCTGAGGGTCAGGGTTGCCGCGGTGACGGACGAGGAGGCCGCCGAGCGTGTCGCACTGGTCCGCCAGGTGTTCACACTCGACGCCTCCGTGAAGGAGGAGGACCTCGACTGGGCGGCCCGCGTCTCCGTGGGACTGGACCGCCTGGTGGAGGAGTTCGAGCTCGACAGCCTGGCCTACTACCACCGCGGCCTCGACGGCGAGATCCACGAGCGGCTCGGCGCGGGCATGATCCTGGGTGCCTCTCTGCTGACGGCGCGCGGGATCCCTGTCGCCGGGGAGTACGAACTCCGTACCAGCCTCGCCATGCTGATCGCCGACACCCTGGGCGCAGGCGGGTCGTTCACCGAGCTCCAGGCCCTCAACTTCCGCGACGGAGTGGTGGAGATGGGCCACGACGGGCCGGCGCACCTCGCCATCTCGTCCGAGGAACCGCTCCTCCGGGGCCTGGGCGTCTACCACGGCAAGCGCGGCTGGGGTGTGAGCGTGGAGTTCGACGTGAAGCACGGGCCTGTCACCGCCTTCGGGATCGGACAGGAGGCGGACGGCACGTTCAGCTTCATCGTCTCCGAGGGCGAGGTCGTCCCCGGACCGCTGCTGGAGATCGGGAACACCACCTCGCGCGTCGACTTCGGCTTCGACCCGGGGGAGTGGACCGATGCCTGGTCCTCGACCGGGATCGGCCACCACTGGACCGTCTGCACCGGTCACCGTGCCAAGGACTTCAAGGCCGCGGCCGACCTGCTCGGCGTCCCCTTCCTCAAGGTCGACGGCCCCAACGACCTCTGA
- a CDS encoding winged helix DNA-binding domain-containing protein, with amino-acid sequence MSLTARQLLLATLDRQLLLERQRIDVAEAVRRLCALQAQSPASPYVALWNRVEDFEPADLDEAFADRRIVKATLMRITLHAVHAEDHAPFHAAMSSCLRASRLYDRRFTSTGLSPEEADALLPALAEFLGEPHTGPEVEEEVTRRFGEHAHRVWWALRTYAPLHHVPAGRPWSFALPNVYRSSLAPSAPTPPETAAGVRKLLLAHLRAFGPASAQDFARFTLLPRAAITQALHELDDRLARLTGPGRAVLFDLADAVVPAEDTPAPPRLLPMWDSTMLAHAGPGRTVPAEYRPLVVRRNGDVLPCILVDGRVAGVWRATEAGLELSSFHTLGRPGWEGLTAEAAKLSALLADRDPAVYRRYGHWWDKGLPVVETRVVKG; translated from the coding sequence ATGAGTCTCACCGCACGGCAGCTCCTCCTTGCCACGCTGGACCGTCAACTCCTCCTGGAGCGGCAGCGGATCGACGTGGCCGAGGCGGTCCGCCGGCTCTGCGCTCTCCAGGCGCAGTCACCCGCCTCCCCGTACGTGGCCCTGTGGAACCGGGTCGAGGACTTCGAGCCCGCGGATCTCGACGAGGCCTTCGCGGACCGCCGGATCGTGAAGGCGACACTCATGCGGATCACGCTGCACGCCGTGCACGCGGAGGACCATGCGCCCTTCCACGCCGCGATGTCGAGCTGTCTGCGGGCGTCCCGGCTGTACGACCGCCGTTTCACCTCGACCGGGCTGTCGCCGGAGGAGGCGGACGCCCTGCTTCCCGCTCTCGCCGAGTTCCTGGGGGAGCCCCACACCGGCCCGGAGGTGGAGGAGGAGGTGACGCGTCGGTTCGGCGAGCACGCGCACCGCGTGTGGTGGGCGTTGCGGACGTACGCGCCGTTGCACCATGTCCCCGCCGGTCGCCCTTGGTCGTTCGCCCTGCCGAACGTCTACCGCTCCTCCCTGGCCCCTTCCGCGCCGACACCGCCGGAGACCGCCGCAGGGGTGCGGAAACTGCTGCTCGCCCACCTCCGGGCGTTCGGACCGGCGTCGGCCCAGGACTTCGCGCGGTTCACATTGCTGCCGCGCGCCGCGATCACCCAGGCTCTGCACGAGCTCGACGACCGACTGGCGCGGTTGACAGGCCCGGGCCGCGCCGTCCTGTTCGACCTGGCGGATGCTGTCGTCCCCGCCGAGGACACCCCGGCACCGCCCAGACTGCTGCCGATGTGGGACAGCACCATGCTGGCCCACGCCGGCCCCGGCCGGACCGTTCCTGCGGAGTACCGACCGCTCGTCGTCCGGCGGAACGGCGACGTACTGCCCTGCATACTCGTCGACGGGCGGGTCGCCGGTGTGTGGCGCGCGACCGAGGCGGGCCTCGAACTGTCTTCCTTCCACACACTGGGCAGGCCCGGGTGGGAGGGGCTGACGGCGGAGGCGGCGAAGCTGTCCGCCCTGCTGGCCGACCGGGATCCAGCCGTGTACCGGCGGTACGGGCACTGGTGGGACAAGGGGCTCCCCGTAGTCGAGACCAGGGTCGTCAAGGGCTGA
- a CDS encoding dihydrofolate reductase family protein codes for MKLVVQQFLTLDGVSQGPGSPDEDPSDGFDQGGWFVPYLDEEFVEVAAGWLGTADALLFGRRTYENFARDWPTMTDHPFAPRMNGLPKYVASHSLTTAGWDPTTILDGDVPSQVAEVKRRPGRDLQVHGSSRLARSLLTAGLVDELRLVIAPVVVGRGRRLFPDDGTPAGLRLVSHRTTPRGLSVHTFEPTGLPDHGVYGAESQDSAP; via the coding sequence ATGAAGCTTGTCGTTCAGCAGTTCCTGACGCTCGACGGTGTCTCCCAGGGCCCGGGGTCCCCTGACGAGGACCCCTCGGACGGCTTCGACCAGGGCGGCTGGTTCGTGCCGTACCTGGACGAGGAGTTCGTCGAGGTGGCGGCCGGCTGGCTCGGCACGGCGGACGCGCTGCTCTTCGGGCGCCGCACCTACGAGAACTTCGCCCGCGACTGGCCGACGATGACCGACCACCCTTTCGCGCCCCGGATGAACGGCCTGCCGAAATACGTCGCGTCCCACAGCCTGACCACGGCCGGGTGGGACCCTACGACGATCCTGGACGGAGACGTGCCGTCGCAGGTCGCCGAGGTGAAGCGCCGGCCGGGCCGGGACCTCCAGGTCCACGGGAGCTCCCGACTGGCCCGGTCCCTGCTGACAGCGGGCCTGGTCGACGAGCTGCGGCTCGTGATCGCCCCGGTCGTGGTCGGCCGCGGCCGACGGCTCTTCCCGGACGACGGCACTCCGGCCGGCCTGCGACTCGTCAGCCACCGGACGACGCCGCGAGGGCTCTCGGTGCACACCTTCGAGCCGACGGGACTGCCTGATCACGGGGTGTACGGCGCTGAATCCCAGGACTCCGCGCCCTGA
- a CDS encoding DeoR/GlpR family DNA-binding transcription regulator: MSEETSAEGDHRRASIMTALREGVRRVDDLASACGVSTMTIRRDLQVLEQRNEIRRVRGGAVPVDAWTFDHRLGRSAAAKDAIAAKLLTLVPDKGGIGFDGSTTVHRLARRLKEQPTLDLTAVTTGFETFHELSRTPGCRAYATGGTADPHTGSLVGPLAEVTLRQFALHTCFLSATHLDGSVGSTEFTADEAAVKRVLAAVSERTVLAVDSSKLARRAVATCLSLDEMDVLVTDLDPGDDRLEPYRGLVEII; this comes from the coding sequence ATGTCAGAGGAGACCAGCGCCGAGGGGGACCACCGGAGGGCGTCGATCATGACAGCACTCCGGGAGGGGGTGCGCCGCGTCGATGATCTGGCATCGGCCTGCGGCGTCAGCACGATGACCATCCGGCGCGACCTCCAGGTCCTGGAGCAGCGGAACGAGATCCGCCGGGTGCGTGGCGGAGCCGTGCCCGTCGACGCCTGGACGTTCGACCACCGCCTGGGACGCTCGGCAGCGGCCAAGGACGCGATCGCCGCGAAGCTCCTGACCCTCGTGCCGGACAAGGGCGGCATCGGCTTCGACGGATCGACGACCGTCCACCGCCTCGCCCGGCGCCTGAAGGAGCAGCCGACGCTCGACCTGACGGCGGTGACCACCGGCTTCGAGACGTTCCACGAGCTCTCCAGGACCCCTGGATGCAGGGCCTACGCGACCGGTGGCACAGCGGATCCGCACACCGGAAGCCTGGTGGGCCCGCTGGCGGAGGTGACGCTCCGGCAGTTCGCCCTGCACACCTGCTTCCTGTCCGCGACCCATCTGGACGGATCCGTCGGATCGACCGAGTTCACCGCTGACGAGGCGGCGGTCAAACGCGTCCTGGCGGCCGTCTCCGAGCGGACCGTCCTGGCCGTCGACTCCTCGAAACTGGCGCGCCGTGCCGTAGCCACGTGTCTGTCACTGGACGAGATGGACGTCCTGGTGACCGACCTGGACCCCGGGGACGATCGGCTCGAACCCTATCGAGGGCTGGTCGAGATCATCTGA
- a CDS encoding dihydrofolate reductase family protein, translated as MSQLLRVQNFTVSSDGFGAGEGQSLEKPFGHADPGNLLAWAFATDHPPIKRSEPGGRGLDDYFTRDYARNIGAEIMGRNKFGPQRGPWQDHEWQGWWGDEPPFHTPVFVMTHHTRPSFTLSDTTFHFVDGDPAAVLAQAKEAARGKDVRLGGGATIVRQFLEADLLDTLHVAVAPTKLGSGARLWESPDELLDRFHRDVVPSPSGVTHHLFWRK; from the coding sequence ATGAGCCAGTTACTGCGGGTCCAGAACTTCACCGTCTCGAGCGACGGGTTCGGCGCGGGCGAGGGCCAGAGCCTGGAGAAGCCGTTCGGCCATGCCGATCCGGGGAACTTGCTCGCCTGGGCCTTCGCCACCGACCACCCACCCATCAAACGCTCCGAACCCGGTGGCCGAGGTCTGGACGACTACTTCACGCGGGACTACGCCCGTAACATCGGCGCCGAGATCATGGGCCGCAACAAGTTCGGGCCGCAGCGCGGGCCCTGGCAGGACCATGAGTGGCAGGGCTGGTGGGGTGACGAGCCGCCGTTCCACACGCCGGTGTTCGTCATGACGCACCACACGCGCCCGTCGTTCACGCTCTCCGACACCACGTTCCACTTCGTCGACGGCGACCCGGCCGCGGTGCTCGCCCAGGCGAAGGAAGCCGCGCGGGGCAAGGACGTCCGGCTCGGCGGCGGGGCCACGATCGTCCGGCAGTTCCTCGAGGCCGACCTCCTCGACACCCTGCACGTGGCGGTCGCGCCGACGAAGCTCGGCTCCGGGGCCCGGCTGTGGGAGTCCCCCGACGAGCTGCTCGACCGCTTCCACCGGGACGTCGTCCCCAGCCCGAGCGGCGTGACGCACCACCTGTTCTGGCGGAAGTGA
- a CDS encoding nuclear transport factor 2 family protein yields MPLDPAAYLPYKDPDDFIREVTDRIWVGRDISYIVDNYEPDSIVHTSLGTVVGRDGVIEGSTMRMGSTPGHIGQAEDVVWEARGNDAFLSSHLVFSADEHLVDGRNIRIRKRTVANCLYRRGRMVEEWVVRDELADCLQRGVDPDEAARALRFQGYSGSMTEEPPKDVLSVGVSGPRPDEFRPECEMVLEFIDEVWTRRRLDRVNDFMVRDLFLHTIGDRTVIRPERYQSDLLAMVGAFPDARFEVRDIQTNHAPRYAGLRVAVTWTMHGTYRGTPVFGPLTDQPVTVLGVSQFLIQEGRIVREFRVYDEISLRAQINSTRGDGPAVEANIY; encoded by the coding sequence ATGCCGCTGGACCCCGCCGCCTACCTCCCCTACAAGGACCCGGACGACTTCATCCGTGAGGTGACCGACCGCATCTGGGTCGGACGTGACATCTCCTACATCGTCGACAACTACGAGCCCGACTCGATCGTGCACACCAGCCTCGGCACCGTCGTGGGCCGCGACGGCGTGATCGAGGGGAGCACGATGCGCATGGGCAGTACGCCCGGACACATCGGCCAGGCCGAGGACGTGGTGTGGGAAGCCCGCGGGAACGACGCCTTCCTCAGCTCCCACCTGGTCTTCTCCGCCGACGAGCACCTGGTCGACGGGCGCAACATCCGCATCCGCAAGCGGACCGTCGCCAACTGCCTCTACCGCCGCGGCCGCATGGTCGAGGAGTGGGTGGTCCGGGACGAGCTGGCGGACTGCCTGCAGCGGGGCGTGGACCCGGACGAGGCGGCCCGCGCCCTGCGGTTCCAGGGATACAGCGGGTCGATGACCGAGGAGCCGCCCAAGGATGTCCTGTCCGTGGGCGTCAGCGGCCCCCGCCCGGACGAGTTCCGGCCCGAGTGCGAGATGGTCCTGGAGTTCATCGACGAGGTCTGGACCCGGCGACGGCTGGACAGGGTCAACGACTTCATGGTGCGGGACCTCTTCCTGCACACCATCGGCGACCGGACCGTCATCCGCCCCGAGCGCTACCAGAGCGATCTGCTGGCCATGGTCGGCGCCTTCCCGGACGCCCGGTTCGAGGTACGGGACATCCAGACCAACCACGCGCCGCGGTACGCCGGACTGCGGGTCGCCGTCACCTGGACGATGCACGGGACCTACCGGGGCACACCGGTCTTCGGCCCGCTGACCGATCAGCCGGTGACCGTGCTCGGCGTGTCCCAGTTCCTGATCCAGGAGGGCCGCATCGTGCGGGAGTTCCGCGTCTACGACGAGATCTCGCTGCGGGCCCAGATCAACAGCACCCGGGGGGACGGCCCGGCCGTGGAGGCCAACATCTACTGA